From Erigeron canadensis isolate Cc75 chromosome 5, C_canadensis_v1, whole genome shotgun sequence:
AGTCGAAATGTTTATGCATGCTAATCAAGGATTTACTTGTTCACATGTAGCTTAGCTAGTTCTTTCGGCTCCGCTGCTTCTTCATCTTGTTCTTGGACTTTCTTATTTCCTTTAAAGTGGGAAATTTCTGATGCGATAATAGCAACTATCATCACAATCCCAATGAATATTAATAATCCGAGAAAACTTTGAACATCAAGACTTTGTGGAAGATCACTATTAGGTTGTGATTCATCAGGAGTGGATATTCCAAGATACTTTTTCTTCATATCTATCATAATATCACTTTCGGTGACATTGATGACTGCCTCGGAAAAGATTTTTAATAGAGGTGATTCATGGGCGAATGCCTGACATCGATATGTAACACATGAAGTTAGTTAAGGTTGTTATTTCATGATGGTGTGCGTAAGAGTGGAAATCAATTTAAAGTAAAATTATCTATCTAATcattgtagaaaaaaaaaaatttttgtccCTAAAGCCACTAAAAGTTGCCAAATGTGTAAATTAACTGCTCAATAACTTTCTTTTTGATAAAAGCCATTGAACTCATTTCTATCGAATTGACATGGTGTTTGTTTTAAATCTTAATTATCTTGATGAGAAAATATCCCaatgtaaaaagttattaaGGTCGATCTATTTGTTTTAGgcttttttttagaacgacaaaatatcatatttttattcttgGCTTACTCAAATGCCTGAGATGAAACTGCTACTCTTTAGCCTGCATGTGATTTACTTTTGACTAAGCATGAATTCCTCTATTAAGTGTCATAAAACCACTACATATACCAGCCACATAGGTATAAACTGGAAATGGCGATTCCGCTTTGGCTTCATGTCATAGTCTAGATTTGACAATCTTGAGTATACTAAGTTTACAAATTATTATATTGACCATACCAAAATTACAAACACTATTAAAGTGTAAGGCTAAACCCAAAAAATTCCAGATTATGAAAGTACTTAACATCATCTCTCAAAGCATAAAAAAATGAGATAAAGATGAAAAAACTTTGAAAGAGATAAAAGAATGGACTTACAAATGCAATTCCGGATTCCTGATTAATAGGTCCATATTTCGTGTAGCCAGACCCATACTTGGAAAGGAAGAGATCAATGTAAGGGAGCTCATCATATACAACATTTACGCTATGATTGGATAGTGCAATTTTGTACTCTTTATAACCATTGAGCGATCGTAGCTTGTTTTGATTAATATTGTGTCGTTCAATAATAAGATCTTTAATAAATGACCCGTCTGGATATCCTACATTTTCAACGCTTGTAGGTAATTTGGGACGCAATTGATTAAGTGTCAACCATGAGGATAAAGTGGCTGTAAAAACTTGAAATACTATGAATATCATACAAAACCACATAACTAGAACCACTTTCGAGCATTTGTTAAATATCTTTCCTGcaaaatgaatgaaaaaaattaactttCTTAGTGCTTTCCAGTATGTCTCCTTAAATTCAAATGTATTGTTTAAGCAAgaactaatataataaaaaactatattacctAAACTAGAAGATGGTTACATGAATTTTACGCTAAATTGAAACAAAATTACACACTAATTAACCTTTGTGATTCCTTCAAATCAGGGGTTTAATGATATTCCAGTTGTGatacttttaaacataaataccGATTAACCTTTGATCGTCTTTAATATTTGGAACTTTAAGAATTTGGTATCTAGGGTTACGGGTGAAAAGGGAATGGGTGGAATACTCCCACGTCTCTCTGCTCTTAATTATATTCCTAGCTATTATCTTCAAAAAGATGGAAATCTAtggaaaaaattatatagataaaGCAATTATTTGGaaagattttatttaaatttagtaACTATAAGATTGATAAAACTTTTGGAATCTATGGAATAAGAACATTGAAAAGAAGCATTCAACTATTAATGTATCTTGATCTTAATATGAGTAGTACCTTCTTCGAAGAAGAATGTCGAAATAGGAAACCACATGATCATGATGAGGTGCCTATAGAACGGGCTAGCAAATTTAGGGTTCCCAGCTCGGTATTCTAAAATGGCAAGCGTGATTCCGAATAAGATAAACGCACAAGCTAGTGTGATCCATAGTCTGTTGGTAAATGGTCTTAAGAAGGTCTTGAACGTTTGGTGTGATTCTTGTGTAGCATCCACCAGCATATAAACTTCAGAGCTTAGATAGGGAGGTGTAAATGAAACATATTGAGCTCTATTTCCCCGTATAGTGGAATCACCTCCTACGGCCTCGCAAGGCTATAACATATAAAACTAATCATTAGATATTTGAGCTTATAAACTTCTATCATATCACATGGTGCTacaacaaaatcattatttttccgCATTTATATATGCGGACAATGCAGTTCACCCTTTcaggtatataaaaaaaaacatcaattgTGCATTTAAGAGCTATTTGGTTCATAGATCTCAATAATCTAAGGCTATGGTATATATTATATGTGAATTTAAACCGTTTTCTTACTCATACTTGGGTATTGGTTCTCTTAGAAAACCAAATGCACAAATTATCTACGGTGTTTCCTATCAACCGGCACATCGATTATGCTCATATAATTTGGACCAACCTTATCAAACTTATCAACAAGAAACGCAATTACACCAAATACATCCCTTATGCTCATTTTCTTTCCATCCTCATTAATCAATATCTTACTAACCAATCCACGTATCCACCAAATTAATCAATTACACTTGCAAATGAACCACTGTGATTCTAAGCACAATAAAAATATGGGCATTCATATCACGCTAACTTCAATACTACTTAACCAACACAAATTCAATTCCACCAAAACGACTTCGATCGATCCACAGTGACCTTGCGCAATCGAGAATTGGTTACTTGTATGGATCCTGAATAATCACAACCCCTTCCCCCACGAGCGCATAACATATCTAGTGAGAGGTCTCGTATGCAAGAGTCTAAACAAAAATCTACGTCAATTCACACTAAAAGGGGAGATTGTTAAGAAATATTGATGTGTTGAATTGTAAGTTATGTAGATTCTAGAGGGATTATTATTTAAACCCAATTCTTGGGTTTGTAAATCCCAAAGATTGGCTGTGATGTAATCTTTGcaatcatttataaaaaaaatattctttttcctGATATTCTATTTTCAATTCCTTAGACTATTAGGAATGAGGCATTATTTGCCAATTGGACGCCGAAAAAATGATGTGAAACGCAGGCCACATCACCCCGTGAGGCATTCCGGCCAATAAAAAAGCCTCCCCCGCATCATATATTAGACGCACGTCTAGTGTTTCTTTTTGGAGCCAAACGGGTATTTCAAGGGGGTAACGGCTAGCAGTGATACAAATACATACATGTATACATACTGATAATGCTCCAACGAGATAAATAGAAGAAGACGAAGGAAATTAGACAATTGAGTAAATTGAATGTTAGTGTTCACGTGATTCACTTATACTTATAACTAGTTATGTTCGTGTTCTAGGAAATATAATGTTGTTTTTAAAAATCGTATACATAAGATACATTCGTTTCTTGATTAAACGTGTTTCTGAAATATATTGTCGTGTAcaaatatatgaataataaaCATTTACGTTATCAAATCTATGAATAGTTGAAGAAAAACCGaatgttaattatatatgaacTATATATGACTAATTGAAAAAAGTGACAAAACAGGATAAACATATATGAAAACACATTAAAATTATAGtattatatgaaatataaaaagaaataaaaagtacaatataaatcattataaaataaaagacaataaaACCCGaataccattatatatatatatatatatagaaaagaatAACGAATTTTTTAACTGGAAACAATAATATTTATTGAAAAAGGAGAAAGTCAAAGCCATTACACCCGTCTTATGGTATCTGCCCAACCTTCAATCTGCCCTAGGGGTGGTGTAGCCGGCGCATGCCAACTTCATTGGCTGATGTTGACACCCACCCTACCTTATCCCTTAAGCCTAATGAGAGTTTAAAAAGTTGATTTTGGTTGAGTTAATTAAGTTAAGAGAGATAAATcagttttttaattaatagttagTGAGTTGAGTTTTGATGAGAATGATCTTAAGATATCAAGTTGAAAAATCTCAACTCTTAGGGCGCAATTTGTTCACAGATTCTGATGGAATCTgttggaattgaaattgaattccattccataATATGTTTGGTTGTCAAAAGAGGATGGAATTTTATTCcattggaatgtaaacattacAACAATTGACaaaatctccattccttggggttattggatgaaattgatttttcattctcttaaattttaagaaaacaaaaacatttatcAAATTCCATTTCTTCGGAATCTAATTCTGATGACAAACTTCATTCCTTacaaaaaacattttgtgaaccaaacgcgctcTTAGATTATTCATTACCGAGGGTAATGATCCAAAGACAATCATTGAATTTTCCAACTTAAGTACTTGAGGGATCTAATCCCACATAAATACCCATTTAAATGNNNNNNNNNNNNNNNNNNNNNNNNNNNNNNNNNNNNNNNNNNNNNNNNNNNNNNNNNNNNNNNNNNNNNNNNNNNNNNNNNNNNNNNNNNNNNNNNNNNNgaatgctgattcatattaaatctctcaaagaactaattttgtaagtttgtgtctgtaaatagctagagtcataaaaatacaaaaagagttcttagtgtcataaaaataaccataaaaatgtgaaaatgacaaaatgacaaaaatatgaagagatttgagttaatgctgtaagatgattagaagtgaggatacttagcttttaagtctgcttaatcgtaatataactgcttagttcagtgattacaatttgggatatattggtagacacaaagtagcaaggtttacttaatctgaacttaaattatacaatgttcttgtgggaaacatattcagatatatggctgagaatgcttgcttttcagtaatgaattgatctagtccttaaattttgtgaaagaactagcattactataagatttgttcaatgtataggcaaaaacctctaccaatcatgagcatgaaagctaaatgtgatattgtttatgcaaatgaaatgaatgtaaattaaggggctaatgtggtctttgagattcggacaagtatgtcctcggggtgtttttgtatacctagcctacctaaagcttccaacttgggataggttgtcagaaagttcgctacatgagtctcatagaaaatcacgggttccttataaataatgaaatgcaaaagcaaataagttaaatcacaaagtaattaatttcagttatctaaaaaatgtctcatgatttgttatgGATGTTTTGgaatatacattgaatttttgttatcttagtgcttgtatcgattacggaagtatatctgaatgtgggtcacataagttcgcaaactattcaatggcatattaagctactcgggttacatggtgactgtccttggccagggtatgtcgaaagtgtcataactcaaaggaaactgaaagtaccgagtgtttaagaggacaagtatatcggtaatcgtggttgaatcactgttcataattaataataagagaattatttctcacttgcagacttatgtaaatgctaatctgatctaatctgcagaaacttaagatttcttgtaaataaataaagtagcttagtttattcttatttttatttttttttctttttattttgtttcttttctttttatttttgtaataagtgtcagtttgtgtgtcaaactagttcttattgcacgagagatttgataagcattaaaagttaaaattcttagtgaattatataagtcttgttgcttacggtattaatgttttaaaagatggattttctaatttaatACATACGTTGTTTAACTTAGAAAacgaaatgttttgaaaaattgaaaagtcaaaatatttttgaatgtgtttcaagtatattatttttgaaatttcaattgttagtggttgataagtatgcttgacaaagattggacttgccttagatcttgtaatggtTACtaggttaagtttttggttgttttgcatatttatgatatttttattgtttttggtgcattgatgaagtttgttaagtgtgcaggttacagataataaactcattttaaatgtaattggcatcaaaaatttcagattgtgattgaaggcaaaattgttttcgcttgcttattggaattgcattgcgacggacaataaaagttgctcagaaattacaagaactgtgttacaaggatggattgccttgtaattaacctaaaacttagtgtgataggttatagttttattatcaaaatcacaacctaagatgtaatgtgatggttgttgatatgatattttgtaatgCATTAGACATTAAAATGCTTTGCATttctgcgacggtgctctacgtcgtatggggtatactggagctatttctcaTCCATaattcaggaatcatcttcgtggcaaatggaagcttcttgcttactacttattgaggtctcttagtcatcggagtgcagatcatgatcagttgaacatttttactgcttctcagGTGGTTGCTCTTGTACTGAACAAGCCCTACAGCTTTTCCCAGTACATCTATGACAATTCTGTAAAGCAGTTGAGAGTATTTGggaacgataagaaattcttcttatttccaagatttgttttgataatcattcggcgcaaaatagcagatttaccgtttgatggttctactttcaatttgggtaGTCTGACTCAcaaggtgtttgttgagagtatgaagtgctttgcaggtcatggtgttcctgataatgttgccaatccaccattgttcggtcatctcataaatcctggctatgttgctcctcgacaaggttgggaaggtGAAGCacttgctgctgctgctgctgctgatgatcaggctcaggaagatcctcaagaagagcgagctgatcagtttgagggacttaatgatgttcctctgtatgctggtgatttgtagcatgattctgatatggacgctctcatggaggatattgatgatcctacaaatcttgtaccaccatctactggagtttctacttctacctctgctccagttgatgttgatgtaggtccttctgaagtcccggttaatgttgttaaggattcagaagatgaagaagaggaagaaagactgccaaagtgaagaagaagacatgcacgatctcaagctgaagttgatagagagtttgctgcttattctgaagccatggagaggtctcatgcacctactgttggtgatactccattggttgctgctttaagagcttcagtttctgatgttcctgtttctgtgtctactacttctgctgctggtgttgttattggggagagaaggtcgagaccaaagtttataataaggggaattggttctcgtgcacaagttgttactgaggctacgactgttacgattcctgctgctccggagtctacagttcgtcaagagccagagccgacacttgttgctcctaggccttcgtctgctcctcttcaggcgacagttcctgtttctacaatcatgggacgtctgttggctcctttaCAAAGACCGCAGATGCCTCCCATAGGAActtctagtgctcgtatgccttcgtttgaagctacgttgccacctcaggcctctacatctgatgttgcttctacgtcacgtctaGTTGCTCTAGTTTAAGTGCATCTAAGTCGTTtcttttcagagaagaagatgttggagatgagggttacagctttggagagtcaactaaagctccaagctgctaagcatcaggaagagatggacatgatgacatcACTTGTTCATTcacttggatctagacttgaccaattcttggatcaagggggagataaagatggttgtaaggatgatgagctagcaaagaagactagagatgatgatcatgatgatcaagatcgagctcaagatccaaatcaacaacaaacagatggtgagccagagaatagaggtcaagatcaagatgctgctggtgatgctatggatacagagactgcagatgttcagggggagtcatcaagacaaagagagtcagagattgttGGTACAGCTgttgctagtacttctgggactcaagataaaggaaaagctgtgatgaccgctccagatgcagatcctgatgatccagataacaatgatgatggggaagattccaattcaggtaactccgattctatttctgatagaatagaaagggagatagtgaatgatcctcataatcataaagaaaaagaaaatcttagcaaaggaaaatctactcaggatagtgagtcaactaataCTGATtttactaccaatgcctctacagagtcagatttacaccctttaattgtgcatagactagaaaagagattgggatatgatccacaagctcatatgagagttagagctgagattatggattatgatgattattatgatccaagatcacttagggatcaaatgaaagaacagttagggttaactcatacatcttcagagtcagagtcagattcggattcagattcggattatgaaccctagtgctattgattttgtatttttgatgaTAATTGATTATGTTTCATAATGTGTGTACATTAGATTACTTGGGTTATATTAACAatttagagtgttaatcaaagtgttattcagctcAGAATAGTGATCAAAGAGTTATTCTtttcggcttaacatattgacagtataatttttaaatactcgagtaatgaagaataataactataagataaatatgaatgtgttacattatatttatgatataatattattgttgtaagttaaaatagataaagatttcaagataaatattaatgtaattgttatattatttatgatatagtattatttattttaatttcttttatctatttatactattttattatgtcttgacttatgatttatgttctttatctttgtatatgtaaatcgtttgaattgcagataagcttcaaacaataggtgcattggacgatcttgatgctgaagaagatctagaaagtatcgatgatgaagatttggatgaaggagagttcattacttcggaagctgatagacaaaggttgcttgagacaccttatgactttgatcgtgtctttaatgaagatgaagtcattcaagttgaaccaatagctgaagtagaacatctcaaccTTAATCCAAttagagatagtccagatgaacctaagaatgctgcaaggttgagatttgctgtatatgcaaacatagtcgatgaaggacatgacaatatttttgatctatactggaatatagatgctacacgagaggttgaccttggaagatttaatatacctccggtgcagcaaaatcatgagtttattgttaatagactgatttcaggttatagaggacatactggtttgatgatacgtgatacgtataaaccatcaatgttttgggagttCGTCTCAGACAAgaatgcacccaaatacttctgagtgatacaaagttggttctatgatcacagaatccaattgtttattatcaagagaaaggagggttgccagtacatgtcaataagtcaaagacacttccactctctcagtgattctgacatgatagatttgggaagacactagttcgttaatcttcagagcaatggacttgcatatttctactggaatagattcagagatgaaagaattaagtatttcagtgatagacgtctgaagccagaagaaaggttgataaagccaacacctttgaagacgATTAAGAAttcagatggcacatttcggtttgtccagaaaagaattaaatgtgttaagaaggttcccgttATCAGATGGGaccaagatatgctgacagagatgacattttggcagatagatatcaagtcaggcgaagcacagatgtttgttgatgattcaaagaaacaaatgttgctacgcatgtatgatccaatgcaggttgtcaatttgtcaagaggtgatccgagaagacttttggatacaccttgctcagctgtggatttttggagagttgaggaaagacgctatcgcaacattctcgctcattgtttacaagagagaattcatgtgAACAGCatcagacttttgtttaacggataattttgaagttcaagttttgaagactttaaagagatctagttgcaatcgtcaagggggagtctgtagatgcagattcggtgtgacaatcgcaacatagatttgattattgtttacgtttttaggaacttgtttgcaatcatttaaataagaacttgtgttgatatttaatgattacgtttgaacttcaatattatatctgttta
This genomic window contains:
- the LOC122601072 gene encoding glutamate receptor 2.8-like; protein product: MSIRDVFGVIAFLVDKFDKPCEAVGGDSTIRGNRAQYVSFTPPYLSSEVYMLVDATQESHQTFKTFLRPFTNRLWITLACAFILFGITLAILEYRAGNPKFASPFYRHLIMIMWFPISTFFFEEGKIFNKCSKVVLVMWFCMIFIVFQVFTATLSSWLTLNQLRPKLPTSVENVGYPDGSFIKDLIIERHNINQNKLRSLNGYKEYKIALSNHSVNVVYDELPYIDLFLSKYGSGYTKYGPINQESGIAFAFAHESPLLKIFSEAVINVTESDIMIDMKKKYLGISTPDESQPNSDLPQSLDVQSFLGLLIFIGIVMIVAIIASEISHFKGNKKVQEQDEEAAEPKELAKLHVNKLRILRLKKYLRECLWINGKYRRLKQDLQRMKSRVVKENTFL